Genomic segment of Kiritimatiellia bacterium:
CAAGCGGCGCGCGCTCGAGCGCGAAGGCGGCATCCACGAAGGGCGCCAGCGAATCGGCGATCACCGTTTTTTTGAATAGGCCCCACACGATCAGGTCGGCGCCTCGCAGCAGCGTATCGGCGCGGATGGTCCGCACGGTGAGAAACTGGGGCAGCAGCGAGCGCGCGCGCTCGATGGGTCCGGCGACCAGTTGCGGGAAGAAGGCGACGTAGGCCGCGAACGCCAGCAGGTCGCGCGTCGGCTCGATGCGCCCCGCGTACACATCGAGCGTGTAGCTCAGGGTCTGAAACGTGTAGAACGATATGCCGACCGGCAGGATCACATCGAGGGTGAATGGCGCGGCGGGCAGGCCGATCGCTTCAAGCAGCGCGGCGGCGTTGTCGCGGAAGAAATTCCAGTACTTGAAGAAGCCCAACACGCCCAGATTGCCCACCAGACTGGCCCACAGCCACGCCCGTCGCGCCCGCGGCGATTTCGCACGGCCGATGCCCAGTCCCGCCATGTAATCCAATGCGGTCGAAAAAACGATCAGTCCGAGAAACCGCCAATCCCAGCCGGCATAAAAGACGTAGCTGCCCGCGAGCACGATTGCGTTCCGAAGCCGAATCGAGCGCCGCCCGATGTAATACGCCGCGCAGAACGCCGCGAAAAAAATCCAGAAGGTTGGGCGGTGAAACAACATCTGCCACGTGTATGATAGATTTGTGAATGCTACCAGTGCGCCCGGGCCGGGCAAGATCGGCGATGCTTCCCGGTCGCAAATCTGCGCGAATGGAAGCCCCCGTGGCTTCACGCTGATTGAACTGCTTGTGGTGGTGGCGATCCTGGCCGTGCTTGCCGCCCTGCTCCAGCCGGCGGTGCGGAACGGACTCAATCGCGGGCGCGCGGCGGGCTGTCTGAACAACATCCGGCAAAGCATGTCCGGGCTTCAGCGTTCCGCGTTCGACCGGGACCTGATCTACCTGTTCGGCTATGCCGACGGGCGCGACCGTTCCTGGGCTTCCGAGATCGTGAACGGCTATCTCAACGGCGCGACCAATGTCGTGCTGTGTCCGTACTACGCCCCCCGCCGTTTTGATCCCTCGTTCCGCTGGCTGACGACCTTCGGCATCCGCGAGGATCCGCCGGCGTCGTATGTCCGGCCTGGCCCGGACAACACCTTCTGGCTGCGCCCGGACGCGGTGGAGCGGCCCTCCGATTTCCTGATCCTCGCCGACACCACCAGCCGGGGGCGCAACGGGATTCGCGCGCGCCAGTACAAGGGGTTTAATGTTGCCGTGCCTGGAGAGGTACATGCGCGGCACGGCGGCGCCGCGAACGGCGGTTTTCTCGACGGGCACGCGGAGACGATGCCGCGCCCGCGAATCGAGGCGCTGGGGATTGAGGCGCTGTATGACGAGGACCAGACGCCGGGCTATTTTTAGCGTATTGCTTGCGCTGGTGGCGTGCGTCGGCTGCGGTCGGTCGCCTGAGCGGCGGGACCTCGAAGGTCGTGAGGCGGCCGCAGCTCATTTGGCCCGCGCGCTTCCACCCGAATTGTCGCGCGGACCGCTCCTTGTGATCGCCAATCCATTCACCCAGAAGCCCGGCGCGCCGCCCGATGTGCACCGTTACCACGAGAGCGTGCTCCGCGGACTGTCCGAAGGGCTGGGTCGG
This window contains:
- a CDS encoding MBOAT family protein; protein product: MLFHRPTFWIFFAAFCAAYYIGRRSIRLRNAIVLAGSYVFYAGWDWRFLGLIVFSTALDYMAGLGIGRAKSPRARRAWLWASLVGNLGVLGFFKYWNFFRDNAAALLEAIGLPAAPFTLDVILPVGISFYTFQTLSYTLDVYAGRIEPTRDLLAFAAYVAFFPQLVAGPIERARSLLPQFLTVRTIRADTLLRGADLIVWGLFKKTVIADSLAPFVDAAFALERAPLALTAAATIAFGFQIYADFSGYSDIARGLARALGFELTVNFDRPYTAATLREFWRRWHISLSTWLRDYLYIPLGGSRGSAARTLRNLMTTMLLGGLWHGAAWHFVLWGGWHGLGLVLERRFPRLAGRALTLGWVFAGWFLFRVP
- a CDS encoding prepilin-type N-terminal cleavage/methylation domain-containing protein, translated to MNATSAPGPGKIGDASRSQICANGSPRGFTLIELLVVVAILAVLAALLQPAVRNGLNRGRAAGCLNNIRQSMSGLQRSAFDRDLIYLFGYADGRDRSWASEIVNGYLNGATNVVLCPYYAPRRFDPSFRWLTTFGIREDPPASYVRPGPDNTFWLRPDAVERPSDFLILADTTSRGRNGIRARQYKGFNVAVPGEVHARHGGAANGGFLDGHAETMPRPRIEALGIEALYDEDQTPGYF